DNA from Larimichthys crocea isolate SSNF chromosome XIII, L_crocea_2.0, whole genome shotgun sequence:
ttttttttcaggtgatacAAAGACCACATTCAAACTCTGCTCCCTTCTGTTTGGAAGACCTAGCAGCCAAGGAAGAGAAGGCGATTGACATTGCAGTAAAGTCCACCGCAGATCAGTTCATAAATGACATCATAAGCTCCACTCCTGAGCTGAAGCAGTTTCATGGCTGTGTGGATGCCAGGTAATAAACGAATAAACTCATTTTTGTTgtagatttatgtgtgtgtgatcattaaCTAAACCCAGGTTCACTTTAGCTCATCGACATGTTCACACATCAAAGAttcacatattttctcactCTTTAATCTGCATCATCCTCATCAGCACCCCTAACACcaaagagccacagagaggTGGGTTGGAGACCAGCTTGGAGGATGAGATGGGGGAgacggaggagaaggagggagagaaggagcaCAAGGCCGAAGAGGTgcaggaaggagaggagcaggaaaaggacaacaagaagaaggaggagggagaggagatggaggaagatgATAGTATAGAGTGGGAGCTGCGCAACACAGACTCTGTGTTCTCTGAACTGTCAGAGCTGAGCCATGACTATGTGGAGAGTGTAGACCGAGGAGCCAGTGTGAGAGGTAAACTcatgaagaaaacacattttaaaaacatagttGATGCAACATTTACAACATGTTAACTGCCCAGTTATCATTTTGTAACTTAAGTCGGATagttcagacagacacagataaatATCTAACAAAGTAAGTGATCGCAGGCATCAGAGGTGACAGGAGGTTGGTGTCTGCGTAGCAATGGTGAAACACTATTTATACCTTGTTAACATGAAGTGCGAGTACGTCAGTGACAAAGGTTTCTTGCTATAAAGCTTCACTTCCTTTTCCTTCAATGTTTCCTACCACTCATTGTTAATCTTAGATGTGAATGAAAAGTTAATAGTCACACCAGTTAGACCTACATTTCTCTGAGTGTTCCTTGTGTGTTCAagtatttctaatttattttttttgtgcaggcAGTGGAGACCAGTTTGAGGAGATTCTTTCCCAGTATGAGGAACTGAAAGTCACCCAGTGAGtcctttatttaatttctctgacCGTGTTATGACTACTCAAGTGTGGTTATTTGAGTGTGTGGGGGATTTTCCAAACACTTTAGTACggttcagtttcttttcttcagtaAAAAACATATCAGTAAAACTGTAGTGACTAATAGGTTGAAACTGTTTACTCCCTTTACCAAACTGATTTCTTCATAATCTTaaatttttcatcttttgtgctgtttcttttttcagtgaGTTAGTAGACGCTGCTCGTAAGGCTTTGATATCTCGGGTAGTAGAGCTGACTGATGACCGGTCTGCCCTTAAACTTGAAGTGTCCTCCCTTTACGAGACAGTCTCACGATTAGAGGGGCgagtgaaggagaaggaggaggaaactAAGAGGTGtagtttgttttcctcttttaatGTTGTTGAAACAACGATTggaattatttttttgattataATACTGCATGCATTGCTGTTACGATAACTTTGTGCTTTGTATCCGCTTTTTTTCATAGACTTAGGAAAGAACTGGAAACATTCCAATCTGAAGATCCTGATGTAAGGAGACctagttgtttttaaatttctatAAATTGTACCATGAAGCTGTAGCCCTGCTCAGTGTTAATTATGATGTAAGAAACCGATGCATGTGCCCCATTAATAGCACAAATCTCTCCATTCAGGCCTCTCTAACCGCATCCATGCGCCACTTCTCTCGTTCTGAAATGGCTCGCGTGGTCATGGAGAAAAACCAATACAAGCAGCGTCTGTTTGAGCTGCAGGAGGCAGTAAGACGTAGTCAGACACTCAGGTAACTCTGCTGCTGAAGTGAagtctatatattttatatgtatttttttgttgcctGTTCCCATAAAGAGtctaaaattaatgttttaggttttttctccaatttaattttgtgttgtttttttaaattttttttatagagcAACAAAGGAGGAGAGGTTAACAGTGGACAAACGGTCAGGTGTTTGGAGAAAGTAAGTGTTGTTTGTCATCTCATCTAAAACTAGAACATTTCACATTATACTGCATACTCATCCTCATTTCATCATAACAGATAAAAAGTTGGGTCAGCTTTGTTCCTTAAAACATCAGAGGTTGCCTGGTCCCAGTGGTTGTGCAACTGTATGCCAGGCAGTAAAGCAACCTTGTNNNNNNNNNNNNNNNNNGAAAAAGTAATGTCAGAATACACTGCAGTGTGAGTGCTGGACATTGAAAGCTGACGCTAAACTGTGTGGCCGtttttaaaagttgaataattcaATTATGTATGAAAGNNNNNNNNNNNNNNNNNNNAATAATGTATGAAAGATGTGTAATATTTTAGGGTTTGTTGAAAAGTTGATGCTAAAATGTACTTTAAGAAAGGATGTACAGAGAAAGGACGATAAGGAGTTGGAAAAGTGGGAAAGGATCTAATTAGTTCATCTCAATCAGCTTTAAATGAGTTTAGTGATGTTAAAGATGAGTGACGATGACTTCAGACAAAATTGAATATTTAGAAAAGTATGAATATGATTTCAATATGATAAAAGTCAATGAAACCCATAATATATGAAAGGTATGAAGCATTTAAAGGTTTGAACAGAATTTCTAGCTTAAGGCATGAATGAgatacaagttaaaaaaaacaagaaagaagtaCGAGTAGTTGGATCCTTTGGTTTGAAGTACTTGACTTGCAGAAGTAGGTGAGCCTAGGAGAGTTGCATGAAGACAAAAAGGCTCCCTAAGAAGGCTGTAAGGCAACCTGAGCATTGTGTGTTTGAATAGGTAAACCATGTCAGCTGAACAACACAAGAAAACTGTACTGTTTGTGTCAGTAAGCCACTTGGTGCCACGTGGACACAACACAGAATGATTTTAATTAACAAGTGCATGTTTGATAATATGCTGTAGTCAGATGTTTGATGGTTTGtgtaaaatattgtaaattctttcttttattaaagGTTCAATCGCTTATTTGGCCTGACCAAGGAACCCTTAATCCCACCTCCTGCCTCAGCATTTGGCCTGCCAAGTTCTCCGTCATTCACTCGACCTCGTCTGGGGTCTCAACAACTACCGGCTGTCACTCATACTCATGCTGAGTAAGCTAGCCATGTTGCTCTGGCATATTCTCCTCTAATTTGCACCATGATTTGCAACAAAACTTAATCATCATAACAGCCTCAATCAAAGTGATTTAACACCGTAAGCGTTCTCTCTAGAtctgcttctcctgctgctctctccCCTCGTGTCAGGCGGAGAGAACTCTACAGAGAAATTCGCTCCCACATTTGGGGATCACTTGGAAAGCGGCAGATACACGGGTGGAGCACACCGCTGCCAAACACACAGGTAGTAGAAATGCACACATGGATGCACAGAAATGCAGCAGTCTGATGATTTAAAAGGGGCTTAATGCTCCCCTGTCTGTTATATGAGTCtgaattttgtattttttattacttcacAGCATTAATTTGAACTAAAccgattaaaaaaacattatcataCCTCATTACAGAGAGTCTAACGTACCCAGATGCGTACTTTTCCACAAAACTAACAACATCCTGATGATTAACTGTCATTGTTGTAGGAATCACATGTAGCAGACCCTAAAGATGTGCCTGTACTAATGCAACTCAGACTGTTGGATCAAAGAGACTCCACAGCTAAGGTAGATCCTCTTACTGCAAGAACCTAGCAGCCTCCACATCATACCTGTGGTGCCTTTAAACGTGGTTtctaatttgtttttctcttcagctGAACTGTGCAGTTGCAGTCACACCTGAGATCTCAGGAGAGGCCACAGTAagtctgtcatgtctgtcaTTATCCCGTTTTAATAGCAGCTCCTACACTAATCACCATGTTTCATAACTAACACTTCCCAGGGAAGCGTTGTTTCATGCCACTCATCTTTCCCAACCCCATATCAACCCTTCTCTGCCAGTGTTCTGTGTGGGTAGTTTCTGGCCCTGCCTTCAGCAGCGATATTACAGTGATTGATCCAGCACGGTCCAACACAGTACTGGATCAGTTCAGCCTCCCTCCCACAGCTCCTGCCCTCTGCATCTGTGCTGTGCCTCCCATAGGTCAGTGCCTGTACAACGGGCTGCAACAGCTGCCTACAGACAACTTGTCTAATGTATTCTGTACTCTTATTATGCCCTCATGGCATACTGCTCGTTTACTGGAAACATTTGGAAACACTGCTTACTTAGCCTTTGCTTTTGACACAGTCTTTCCTGTCTCTCGATTTGTCAGGTGACACTGCAGGAACTGTGTGGATTGGGACTCAGGAAGGAAGGTAATGACTGCTGAATAAGCGGCTCACTTCAATAAATAACACACTCTCAGAGTAAAATACTTGTTGGCAaagcattttctctttttttcccctcaccgTCTCTCACACAGTATACTGGTACACTCAGCCTCTGCTGGTAGGAGGCGCTGTCTGAAGTCCGTTTCCCTTTCAGAGGGTATTCATTCACTCATGTGAGTTTTATCTGCTCTGTGATCGAGGCATAGTTGTATTAGTATTTAATTATTGTGTTAAAGGGTTAGTTCAGACtgttttgaagtggggttgcaTGAGGTatagtcagtgtattacctATAGTAAATGGCAGTCAATGTGACTCCAGTCTGGAGATgcagacacaacacagcacataaCTAACCTTGATTGCTGTGGATCGAGGCAGTGCGTGAGGCGTTTGGCTTTAGGTGACTAGAATACATTTTGCTGTCCACAGAAGTGCATTACTTAATTTTTGTTCCAGTCCCTCTGtgtgcttctccaaactggggaCGTGCCAACTGCAGTCTGCTGTAGGTACAATGACTACATACAACCCAACTTCAAAAAAATCCGAACTAGCCCTTTAAGGTGAgttatcttttaaaaacatcccCTTTTTGTTGACTTAATCTGACAGATATTCCCAGGGACAAGTCATAGCTGGTTTATCTGATGGGTCTTTAACATTTTTCTCGCACGGTTCAGGTAATGGTTTCCTCTTTTTCGTAATATCTGACTGCCTCAGTTAATAActtggtttaaagtttaatgacGTCAATAATTAAGTAATGAGTGCTGTGATTGACAGACGGCTGGAATCTACAGTCACACTTTGTGATGCCTCTCGGAGCAAACCCTTTGCAGCCCATTCGCTGCAGCCTTGCAAAAGGTGGCCGCCTGTGGGTGGGATACTGGAACAGAGTCCATGTGGTAGACATTGAAAACAAGAAGGTTGAGGTAAGAAACGTGCTGTACCtacattgtttttgtgtctcgTGTTCACACTGTCTTTGAACTCACCATAATTTTTTCTTTATGTGACCTTACAGCAAACATTCGCAGTCTCTGAACGCAGCGAGCAGCAGGTTCGTTTCCTGTGTGCTGGTGGAAGCGGCGTTTGGACATCCTGCCGCCTCGACACAATCCTCAGACTGTTTGACTGGTCCACAGGAAGGCCGCTACAGCAAGTGGACTTTAGTGCTTTGGTCACCAAAACATTAGGTGCTTAAACTCTATCTACTATTTTTTGCCTTTCAGGAAATGTacttcagtttgtttcagcATAGTGTATTAATTTCACGTTCACATTAGCAAGCACAGTTAAAGTGTTTTAGAAATCTGTTCACTTTTATCGTTGAGGAAATTAATTAACCTGTGTTAGTTCCTCTGTGCGGGTGTGGCAGCATTTCATAATCTAACTGACAAAGGGTGTACCTACTAAAGATAAAGAGCAGTTACTGTTAGAGCAAGGGGAATAAAACTTCAGTCAATGGACGACAGATGTTggatttattattgtttctgtctccctctgtagGTCAAGCCTTCCTGACACTCTCACCTCTCCAGATCTCGTCTCTCGCAGTCATTTCTGGCCGTCTGTGGGTAGGCACAGGAGGTGGTGCCCTTGTCTCCATCCCATTATCAAtaagtgagttttattttaagtgTGCAGATTTGATAAAATCAGAAATGTGTTCTATCTAGCAATAACTATATTAATGAACGTTTACAGCATCCGAAGACGTTTCCATCCCATATTGCTCCATTGCATCAGCCCAGCTGTGTTACCATGGGCATAGACAAGCTGTCAGGTTCATCATCGCTGCACCTGGTAAGAATCTGAACCTAACATGCTAACATAACCAGTAACTTAACTTAATTCAGAAGACTTTAAGTGTCTTTAACTGACCCTATGTTTGCCCCACAGGTTGTTTGATCACCACTCCTGGCAGTAACACTGTCACTACCTCTCAGCTTATCCTCAGTGGAGGAGAGGGCTACATCAACTTCCGAATTGGTGAGTTGAAGTAAAAACACCACTGTAGTGTCAAAACTATCGAATGTATTTGATCAGCCTTTCCTACCGTATGTGATATTTAGAGCTTAGTCACTGCTTAGTTAATTAAATGACTAACTGAGCCGGCCACTTTTTCAGGAGACGACGAAAGCGACGGATCAGCCGAGTTGTCCCAAACTTCACCTCAGCGGTCTGAACGCAGTCACATGATCATCTGGCAGAATCCTTCCCCCTCTGTGCCCAGCTCTGCCCTCTGACATCGCTCATCTCCTACGTCTGCCATTTAGGAATGAGATAAAGACGGAGCAGACACATACTGCACACCAGCAAAGATTGAGACAACATGGTGCTTTCAAGGAACTAAACAAACCAACGTCTCAATGTGGCAACAATGAAAgtgtccttaaaaaaaaatctacatctCCTGTTTCATCCTTGCGTACCTCATTAGATTTGTACATCTGTCTTTTGACTGGATTATGCTAATGGGTGATGATGCCTTGatcatcactgtgtgtcttTATCTGATGTTCTATAATTTCTGTAAAACTGGTCAGTAAttcatttgtcttatttttaaaaGCTCATTTTTGCTTTTGCACTAACTTTGCATTGAGGTTTTCTGACATACAGCTACATGAACATTTTTCTGACAGACTCctgatattttctgttgttgaaCATGCTGACATCTTCATTCCACCAAGGCATCACCACATCTTTCTGTCTATCTTTTAATcataacatttaacataatgACGTGGCTCTTCTTGAAGCTGCTGTGTACACTCACTGTGAACTGGAAACATGTATCTGTATTCTCTGCGTGAAGACAATCCGACACTGATGCTGCATTGAGATTGCTGATAActtttgattttgatgtttgtttgttttttttattttcagattataCCCTTTCCACATCGCATGTGGTGTATTTACAAAtaactgcacattttaaatgtgtgtatctgtataaaaatatgatattctatattttaaatgaatttcagCGCTTTCCTTAGAAAGTATTataagttttatgttttaatttgatttcagtACCTTAAAAATAAGGGAGGGAGCGTGTCCTATGCAGTATTTATGTGAAATTACATGTTTAAGCACACAGGTTGACGTCATACTGTAGCAGCGACAGTACTTATTCTTCTTGGAAAGGCATTTAAAACTTGAGTATTCGTTCTGACTTAACATTGTGCAATCATGATTATCgtcaataaaaatgtcttcagtgaTTAATGTGGTAACTTTTATTCTAAGTGATATTTCTGTAACAGTTAACTCGTCTaacttaaaatgacaaaataaaagcacaaaatcaattttaatcTTCAGATATCTAGCAGATCCTTTTACATTACAATCCTGAGTGTAGTCCACATACAACCTGTAAAGCAGAGAGGCACACTTATAAAATAACCCTGTCAGTTTTTCTTCGTATGAATGAGGTTATTGTAAAGAGAATGACAGCCAGCACAGACACTCCTTTGCCTCAGGCAGTTTGGCCCGCCACCTGGTTTAAGCAGAACCCTTGGTGTAACAACAGTCTgttagtcagtcagttagtCGTTGGGATCCACCTCCTATGTTGGGTTGCTGCGAGTCCTTGGGAGTCGTATCCTTCGGCTCAGGGAGCGGGCGAGTCGATCCACAGCTCCACCCATGGCGCCCCCCAACTCCTTCTTGGAGGTCAGACCCTCAATATTGCCACTGTACCACATGACCCAGCCTGCCAGGGAGAATAACACAAGCAAGGCTCCCGAGTACACCAGCAGATCCCCAAAGTCCCTGCCCTGGATCTCTAATGGAGCGAAGACCCCCAGCAGCAGGGATATGACACCCAACAGGTCCATCAACACAGCAAACACCAGGGCCAGCTTACAGTGGGACAATCCGTCATATTTGACTGCCATGACTGCAgtgaaaaagaaggaaggatgTCACATGGAAATATCTCATACTAAAAAGAATTAATGATCCCCAGTGCATTTGTACCTCTATAcctaaaacacataaaataattattttaataactttacATCGATAGTTCTTGCAATACAACACGTGCTTTACACTaactttacagtaaaaacaggtGCCACACCTGTCCCTACAGTTCAAGAGACTTCTTAATCATGCACAGCAATGCCACATCAACAAAACCAACGTTATACCAATATTACACTAGAGAAAACGGAATAACTTACCGTCAGTCTGTTGAGTATCTTAAATCCAAACGTGCTTACAAAGTAAAACGTCTTTCTCGATCGACTGAAAGGAGCCAACAGTCGACACTGAAACCTGACACCTCGTCACCTGTTCTACCTGTCCTGCAGTTATGTTGTACGGGTAACAGTGAAGCCTGTCAGAGCTGGAAGTGCAAAATATGAGTGCATGTTTTATCAAATCATTTAGTTCTTAAAGtgtattagtatttatttagcatCTTAATATATAACTTCACTTAATGCTACGCAAGTTAGTTTTTACacgttttatatttttaataaataatatcatatatNNNNNNNNNNNNNNNNNNNNNNNNNNNNNNNNNNNNNNNNNNNNNNNNNNNNNNNNNNNNNNNNNNNNNNNNNNNNNNNNNNNNNNNNNNNNNNNNNNNNNNNNNNNNNNNNNNNNNNNNNNNNNNNNNNNNNNNNNNNNNNNNNNNNNNNNNNNNNNNNNNNNNNNNNNNNNNNNNNNNNNNNNNNNNNNNNNNNNNNNNNNNNNNNNNNNNNNNNNNNNNNNNNNNNNNNNNNNNNNNNNNNNNNNNNNNNNNNNNNNNNNNNNNNNNNNNNNNNNNNNNNNTAATCAGCTAAACAAGCCAGTGATTTGTATCCCTatacctaaaacacacacaaaggaattaattaataattcatttaatgtttatatctctgcacatgtttaactTAAATCCATCTTATATGTTGctcttactgtgtgtttactgtgtctcatgctgctgctggatgtttgAGAGGAGGATGTCACGTGGAAATATCTTATAATAACCTAATCAGCTAAACAAGCCAGTGATTTGTATCTCTatacctaaaacacacacaaaggaattattttaataattaatttttaatgtttaatatctCTGCACATGTTTGACTTAAATCCATCAGGTTGCTTTTACTGTGCTCAAATAAATNTAAttaattttttaatgtttaatatctctgcacatgtttaactTAAATCCATCAGGTggctcaaataaataaatgtttgttttaatccatCGCTAATATTTATTACTCTTTATTATCATCCATGTGACCGACGCTAATTTGATTACGTCCGGAAGTGACGCAGGAGAAAAAAGGGGAcggttgaaaaaataaaagcggTAATTGTTATTGTTAGCTTGTAGCTTAGCGGACGAGCCTGTGAATGGAGATATGACAGAGTAATAACGTCTTATTACATGTGCACGATTCAGTTATTACAAACGTAAAGTGGTACGTACCAGATTTCTGCACACTATATCGGTAGAGTGGAGGTTATAGCAATGTGTGAATGGCGGgaataaacactgacagaaaaggaggatgttgttttttatattttcgtAGCTAAATctatgctaacgttagccgcgCCTGGCTAACGTAGTACGCAGCTAACGTCACCAGGCCGCTACGAcaaactttgatattttaatatttgagcaGCACGCCAAGTTTTACAGGCGTGTAATAAAGTTAGATCTGGGTTTGCAGGCTGTCTGATGTTGCATAAAAACACgacttgtattattattattattaacgtgcactgtgtgtgtgtgtgtgtgtgtgtgtgtgtgtgtgtgtttatgtgcacacGCCGAGCTCTGCAGCGCAGCCACGTACTGAAAGGTTAAACTAATCAAACACTGTTCATGTTGTCTGTATGTGAGATGGAGGACGGAAACAGGACTGATGCTGCCTCCACATCCAAGAGCCACGCAGGCTCACT
Protein-coding regions in this window:
- the si:dkey-17m8.1 gene encoding C-Jun-amino-terminal kinase-interacting protein 4 isoform X2; the encoded protein is MECTERVLCGTGEVELDPNIVSEEAGKLYSELQTVIETHGEGVVESLVPTFVWVLEGLANCKAQLRDREEEAEREKAEREELLERYQAERALRKESQERYLELDDQIEQERRALRGREKERERRERELEKKARVQADQLVALEEQKTNLSRELSTLKHTHNKLAHTHRELLEKRKDSERDSPLRNHMRSKNAEFPSNTVLSESSVNEKVIQRPHSNSAPFCLEDLAAKEEKAIDIAVKSTADQFINDIISSTPELKQFHGCVDASTPNTKEPQRGGLETSLEDEMGETEEKEGEKEHKAEEVQEGEEQEKDNKKKEEGEEMEEDDSIEWELRNTDSVFSELSELSHDYVESVDRGASVRGSGDQFEEILSQYEELKVTHELVDAARKALISRVVELTDDRSALKLEVSSLYETVSRLEGRVKEKEEETKRLRKELETFQSEDPDASLTASMRHFSRSEMARVVMEKNQYKQRLFELQEAVRRSQTLRATKEERLTVDKRSGVWRKFNRLFGLTKEPLIPPPASAFGLPSSPSFTRPRLGSQQLPAVTHTHAERRELYREIRSHIWGSLGKRQIHGWSTPLPNTQESHVADPKDVPVLMQLRLLDQRDSTAKLNCAVAVTPEISGEATCSVWVVSGPAFSSDITVIDPARSNTVLDQFSLPPTAPALCICAVPPIGDTAGTVWIGTQEGSILVHSASAGRRRCLKSVSLSEGIHSLIYSQGQVIAGLSDGSLTFFSHGSDGWNLQSHFVMPLGANPLQPIRCSLAKGGRLWVGYWNRVHVVDIENKKVEQTFAVSERSEQQVRFLCAGGSGVWTSCRLDTILRLFDWSTGRPLQQVDFSALVTKTLGQAFLTLSPLQISSLAVISGRLWVGTGGGALVSIPLSITSEDVSIPYCSIASAQLCYHGHRQAVRFIIAAPGCLITTPGSNTVTTSQLILSGGEGYINFRIGDDESDGSAELSQTSPQRSERSHMIIWQNPSPSVPSSAL
- the si:dkey-17m8.1 gene encoding C-Jun-amino-terminal kinase-interacting protein 4 isoform X1 — translated: MECTERVLCGTGEVELDPNIVSEEAGKLYSELQTVIETHGEGVVESLVPTFVWVLEGLANCKAQLRDREEEAEREKAEREELLERYQAERALRKESQERYLELDDQIEQERRALRGREKERERRERELEKKARVQADQLVALEEQKTNLSRELSTLKHTHNKLAHTHRELLEKRKDSERDSPLRNHMRSKNAEFPSNTVLSESSVNEKVIQRPHSNSAPFCLEDLAAKEEKAIDIAVKSTADQFINDIISSTPELKQFHGCVDASTPNTKEPQRGGLETSLEDEMGETEEKEGEKEHKAEEVQEGEEQEKDNKKKEEGEEMEEDDSIEWELRNTDSVFSELSELSHDYVESVDRGASVRGSGDQFEEILSQYEELKVTHELVDAARKALISRVVELTDDRSALKLEVSSLYETVSRLEGRVKEKEEETKRLRKELETFQSEDPDASLTASMRHFSRSEMARVVMEKNQYKQRLFELQEAVRRSQTLRATKEERLTVDKRSGVWRKFNRLFGLTKEPLIPPPASAFGLPSSPSFTRPRLGSQQLPAVTHTHAESASPAALSPRVRRRELYREIRSHIWGSLGKRQIHGWSTPLPNTQESHVADPKDVPVLMQLRLLDQRDSTAKLNCAVAVTPEISGEATCSVWVVSGPAFSSDITVIDPARSNTVLDQFSLPPTAPALCICAVPPIGDTAGTVWIGTQEGSILVHSASAGRRRCLKSVSLSEGIHSLIYSQGQVIAGLSDGSLTFFSHGSDGWNLQSHFVMPLGANPLQPIRCSLAKGGRLWVGYWNRVHVVDIENKKVEQTFAVSERSEQQVRFLCAGGSGVWTSCRLDTILRLFDWSTGRPLQQVDFSALVTKTLGQAFLTLSPLQISSLAVISGRLWVGTGGGALVSIPLSITSEDVSIPYCSIASAQLCYHGHRQAVRFIIAAPGCLITTPGSNTVTTSQLILSGGEGYINFRIGDDESDGSAELSQTSPQRSERSHMIIWQNPSPSVPSSAL